Genomic segment of Sphingomicrobium marinum:
CACGCTGTTGGTGCCGATGACATGGTCGAACCCCAGTTTCTCGCCGATGGCCGCGGCATAGAAGCGGTAGCTGGCGGTCGCCATCACGAGCATGCGGCCGTCCTCCCGATCCCTTGCGAGCGCGGCATGCGTGCCGGGACGGATATTGCTGCGCATCACGCGCTCGGCAAAGCTGCGCACCAGCGGCGACAATTTCTCCTGTGACAGTCGGTGGCCGATGAGGAGGCGGTGGTTCCACTCCTTCAGTTGCGCGCGGTCGATCATGCCGAGCAGGAAAGCCACCAGCGAAAGGCCCACGAGCGGCAGCGATATGAAGCGCCACGGCGCCCGGCGCATCGCCACGTGCATGAGGAACGCCGTGTAGGTCGGCGCTTTGGTCAGCGTCTTGTCCATGTCGTAAATGGCAAGATTTGTCGGTTTTGGTGGTGATGCCATCGCTGTCGAGCCTTGCCGCGATAATCGAATTGACGCAAGGATTGCCACGATGGTGGAAACCGCTCCCTCGCTCAGCCTCGAAGGCGCCCTCACCATTTCGCGGCTGGGCAGCGCGCAGCGCGACATCGCCGAAGCGGCCGATCCGCTCGTCATCGACGTGTCGGGGATCGACCGGATGGACACGGTCGGTGCTTGGCTGCTCTATCGCACCGAGCGTGATCGCGGCGCGCAGATTATCGGCAAGAGCCCGATGGTCGAGCGGCTGATGAAGCAGGCCGCCGAGGCCGATCCAGGCGAACCGCGCGTGCGTCCCGATGAACCGCAGGGCATTTTCGCGCTGCTCCACGATCTGGGGCTATGGACCGCCGATTTCCTGCGTACATCGCGCGATCTGGTGGGCTTTTTCGGTGCGGTGCTGATCGGCATTGCCAGCCTGATCCGCTACCCCAAGCGCTTTCGCCTCAATGCGGTCGTCCAGCGGTTCGATCTGGTCGGCGTGCGCGCACTGGGCATCATCGGCCTGATGAGTTTCCTGATCGGGATCGTGATTGGCCAGCAGGGCGCGGTGCAGCTGCGCCAGTTCGGCGCCGAGGTCTACACGATCAACCTGATCGGGCGCATTTCCCTGCGCGAGCTCGGGACGCTGATGACGGCGATCATGGTGGCGGGCCGCTCGGGCAGCGCCTTTGCCGCGCAGCTTGGCACGATGAAAATCACCGAGGAAGTCGACGCGATGCGCACGATCGGCGTGTCGCCAATCGAAGCGCTAGTACTGCCGCGCCTGTTCGCCGCGGTCGTCATGATGCCGTTGCTCGCATTCTTCTCGATGATCCTGACGCTGGTTGGCGGCGGCCTGTTCTGCTGGCTCGCGCTGGAAATCCCGCCGCTCACCTACATTCAGCGCCTGCAGGAAGTCGTGCCTATCACCGACCTGTGGGTGGGACTCATCAAGGCCCCGGTCTTTGGGTTCATCATCGCGCTGGCGGGCTGTTTCCAGGGCATGCAGGTCGAAGGCAATAGCGAGGAAGTCGGACTGCGCACGACCACTGCGGTGGTCCAGTCTATCTTCATGGTCATCGTGCTTGATGCGGTCTTCGCGGTGTTCTTCAGCCAGATCGGGTGGATCTGATGGCCGAGGAAACCATTATCGAGGTGCGCGGGCTCAAGAACAGCTTTGGCGATCAGGTCGTCCACGAAAATCTGAATCTCGACGTGCGCCGCGGCGAAATCATGGGAGTGGTCGGTGGCTCGGGTACGGGCAAGTCGGTGCTGATGCGCTCGATTATCGGGCTCCAGCATCCCGATGCCGGTTCGATCGAGGTGCTCGGCGAGAACATGATCGACCGCGACGAGGACGAAGCCAAGAATATCCGGCGTCGCTGGGGCATTCTGTTCCAGAACGGCGCGCTCTTCTCGACGCTGACGGTGGCCGAGAATGTCCAGGTGCCGATCCGCGAATATTTTCCCTTCATCAAGGGCGACCTGCTCGATGAAATAGCGGCTTACAAGATCAAGCTGGCGGGCCTTCCAAAGGACGCGGGCCCCAAATATCCATCCGAGTTGTCGGGCGGGATGCGAAAGCGCGCGGGGTTGGCGCGCGCGCTCGCGCTCGATCCTGAACTGCTGTTCCTCGATGAGCCCACGGCGGGGCTCGATCCCATCGGGGCGGCGGCGTTCGATCAGCTTCTGCTGGAACTCAAACAGGAACTGGGCTTTACCACCTTTCTCATCACGCACGATCTCGATACGCTGCATACGATTTGCGATCGGATCGCGGTGATCGCCGACAAGAAGGTCATCGCGGTCGGCACGATGGACGAGTTGATGGCGTTGGATCACCCATGGATCCAGGAGTATTTCAATGGCCCGCGCGGGCGTGCTGCGCTGGCGGGCAAGAGTAAGGGGGCGGTAGGCCAAAGCTGATGGAAACGCGCTCCAACCATATCCTTGTCGGTGCCGTGACGCTTGCGCTGTTCGCGGGGCTGCTGTTCTTCACCGTGTGGATCGCCGGTCTCTCGGGCGAGACGCGCAAATGCTATGACATCTACTTCCCGGGCGGCGTCGGCGGTCTCAACCGCGGATCCAACGTCAGCTTTGCCGGCGTGCCGGTGGGCGAGGTGGAATCGATCAACCTGCTGCCCGAGCGGCCGCAATTCGTCTGGGTGCGCGTTTCGGTGGATAGCGACACGCCGGTATTACGCGGCACCGAAGCGCAGATTTCGGGGGTCGGCTTTACCGGCGTTTCGGAAATCCAGCTGCGCGGTGCCGTCGAAGGTGCCGGCCCGATCACCGATGTCGGCCCGCAAGGTTGCCCCGTGCTTCCGGCCAGCGCCAGCGCGCTCGCCACCGTGCTCAATTCGGCGCCCGAGCTGATCTCGCGAATCCAGACGCTGACCGAACGGCTTTCCGAATTACTGTCCGACGAGAACCAAAACTCGATCGCCGATATTCTTGAGAATATCGAAAGCGCCACCGATACGCTGGCAGCGCGCGCGCCCGATCTGGCCGATGCCATCGCCGATGCCAGCATTGCGGCGCGCCAAGCGGGCGTCGCCGCCGAACGGTGGGGCGAAGTCGCCAACACCACCGATACGATCCTCAAGGAGAATGCAGGCCCCGCGATGGCCGACTTGCAGACGGCGATCCAATCGATGGAGCGCGCCACCGCGACGCTCGACGCCGCGGTTGCCGATGCGCGGCCCGGGCTCCAGCGTTTCTCCAACTCCACGGTGCCCGAGGCCGATGCACTGGTGCGCGACATGCGCTCGCTCACCGACAGCCTGACCGACCTGTCCAATCGTTTAAACGAAGACGGCATCGGCGGGGCCTTGGGGCCGCGCAAATTGCCCGATTACGAGCCAGGAAACTGATTATGCGTCGCTTGATCCTTCCCGTTGTCGCCGCCGCCACCTTGTCGGCGTGCCTGCCCGGCGGGCGCGACCTGCCGCCAACCCTGGCGACACTGACGCCGTCGACTCCCGCGCCCGAGAATATCGACCGTCTCAGCGATCCCGAGAATGCCGTGACGGTGGAAATGCCCATCGTGCCGCAGGCGCTGCAGGCTGACCGCATCCCCGTCCATGTCGGGCCGACCGCGATCGCCTATGTCACCGATGCCATCTGGATCGATCGTCCCGCGCCGCTGTTCCGCCAGCTGGTGTCCGAAACGATTGCCCGGCGCACGCGCCGCGTCGTGCTCGAGCCCGCGCAGGGCGTGGCCCAGGCGGGCCTGCGCGTCACCGGCACGTTGCATCATTTCGGTTATCATGCCGACACGCGTGAAGCGGTCGTCGTGTACGACGCGGCAATCCGGCGCAACGGCGTTGTGGAAACGCGGCGCTTCGAGGCGCGGGGTCCGGCCGACGGCACCGCCGCCACCGTCCCAGCGGCGCTCAATGCCGCGGCCAACGAAGTGGCTGTGCAAGTTGCCGACTGGATTGGCGGCTAGGCCAGACTTTTCGACACCTGTTCGAACACATCCTTCGATAATCCGTCGGTCGCAAGGATCGATTCGAGCGCCGCGCGCATCTTTGCGGCGCGACCCTCCTCGAAACGCCGCCAACGACCCAGCGGCGGGACCATGCGTGCGGCCACTTGCGGATTAAGCGCATCCGCCTCGATGATCATGCGCGCAAGCAGGTCGTAGCCGCGGCCCGATGCGTGGTGGAAGACCCACTGGTTGCTCGCAAAATTGACGATCAGCGCACGCAGGCGGTTGGGATTTTTGAAGGTAAAGTCGGGATGCTTGCCCAGCGCCTCGACCTCGTCCAGCACAGCCTCGCGTTGTCCCATGGCCTGCAGCGCAAACCATTTGTCGAGCATCAGGCTGTCATCCTTGTAGCGCGCGTAGAACGCGTCGAACGCCGCGCTGCGCTGCGGTGCTTCGAGGCCGGCGAGCACGATCAGCGCCGACTGGCGATCAGTCATGTTGCCGGCTGCGTCATATTGCTCCTTGGCCAGCGCTGCACCTTCTTCGGCGTCCGCGGCGGCGAGATATCCGAGCGCAATGCCCTTGAGCTTACGCTTGCCCTTGGCCTCGACGCTGCGATCGGTGCCGGGGGCGCCGTCGGCCTGCGCCGCACGCATCATGTCCGCCAGCGAAGTGCCGATGGCGTGACCTAACTGGCGCCGCGCCGCATGGACCGAATCGGGGTCGATAGTTTCGAGGCGTTCGCCGATAATCTTTTCGCTCGGCAACTGGATCGCTTCGGCCTTGAGCGCGGTATCGAGCGCGTCATCTTCGAGCGTGCCGCGAATGGCGTCGACCACCGCGCCTGCCTCGACGTCGGCATTGTTCTTGATCGCGCGTTCCAGAGTGCGCAGCATGAGCTCTTCAAGCGCTTCGGCGCGCGCGAAAGCATTCGGTTCGCTCGCCGCCAGCTGCGCCAGACCACCATCGCTGATGTCGGTTTCGACGATCACGGGTGCCGAAAAATCGCGATTGATCGACAGGAGCACCGGCTCCTCGATACCCTCGAAGGTGACCTCCTGCTCGGCCCGGGTCAGCATGACCAGGCGGTCCGCCAGTTCTTCCCCGCTTTGGCGCGAAACAAGGCCCACCTTAAGCGGGATGGCCATCGGCTGTTTGTCGGGTTGCCCGGGGGTGGGGGGGACAGTTTGCGTCAGTTTGAGGGTTGCCTTGCCGCCCTGCTGCGCAAGCGACGCGCTAACCCGCGGCGTCCCGGCCTGGCTGTACCAGAGGCGGAATTGCGTGAGATCGACGCCGCCAGCCTCTTCCATGCATCTGACGAAGTCTTCGCAGGTCGCGGCTTCGCCGTCGTGCCGTTCGAAATAGAGATCGGTGGCGGCGCGGAATTTCTCCGCGCCCAATATGGTGCGCATCATGCGGATCAGCTCGGCACCCTTGTTGTAGACCGTCGCGGTGTAGAAGTTGGTGATCTCGATATAGCTGTCGGGGCGCACCGGGTGCGCCAGCGGGCCGTTATCCTCGGGGAATTGGACGGTACGCAG
This window contains:
- a CDS encoding ABC transporter permease is translated as MVETAPSLSLEGALTISRLGSAQRDIAEAADPLVIDVSGIDRMDTVGAWLLYRTERDRGAQIIGKSPMVERLMKQAAEADPGEPRVRPDEPQGIFALLHDLGLWTADFLRTSRDLVGFFGAVLIGIASLIRYPKRFRLNAVVQRFDLVGVRALGIIGLMSFLIGIVIGQQGAVQLRQFGAEVYTINLIGRISLRELGTLMTAIMVAGRSGSAFAAQLGTMKITEEVDAMRTIGVSPIEALVLPRLFAAVVMMPLLAFFSMILTLVGGGLFCWLALEIPPLTYIQRLQEVVPITDLWVGLIKAPVFGFIIALAGCFQGMQVEGNSEEVGLRTTTAVVQSIFMVIVLDAVFAVFFSQIGWI
- a CDS encoding MlaD family protein translates to METRSNHILVGAVTLALFAGLLFFTVWIAGLSGETRKCYDIYFPGGVGGLNRGSNVSFAGVPVGEVESINLLPERPQFVWVRVSVDSDTPVLRGTEAQISGVGFTGVSEIQLRGAVEGAGPITDVGPQGCPVLPASASALATVLNSAPELISRIQTLTERLSELLSDENQNSIADILENIESATDTLAARAPDLADAIADASIAARQAGVAAERWGEVANTTDTILKENAGPAMADLQTAIQSMERATATLDAAVADARPGLQRFSNSTVPEADALVRDMRSLTDSLTDLSNRLNEDGIGGALGPRKLPDYEPGN
- a CDS encoding ABC-type transport auxiliary lipoprotein family protein; amino-acid sequence: MRRLILPVVAAATLSACLPGGRDLPPTLATLTPSTPAPENIDRLSDPENAVTVEMPIVPQALQADRIPVHVGPTAIAYVTDAIWIDRPAPLFRQLVSETIARRTRRVVLEPAQGVAQAGLRVTGTLHHFGYHADTREAVVVYDAAIRRNGVVETRRFEARGPADGTAATVPAALNAAANEVAVQVADWIGG
- a CDS encoding HAD family hydrolase; the protein is MASPPKPTNLAIYDMDKTLTKAPTYTAFLMHVAMRRAPWRFISLPLVGLSLVAFLLGMIDRAQLKEWNHRLLIGHRLSQEKLSPLVRSFAERVMRSNIRPGTHAALARDREDGRMLVMATASYRFYAAAIGEKLGFDHVIGTNSVLGLDAQIHAKIDGENCYGPAKLRMIEAWLLEHNVVPGHVRFYSDHHSDQPAFDWSDEPIAVHPDPKLLAIAKQRGWRIEYWA
- a CDS encoding ABC transporter ATP-binding protein codes for the protein MAEETIIEVRGLKNSFGDQVVHENLNLDVRRGEIMGVVGGSGTGKSVLMRSIIGLQHPDAGSIEVLGENMIDRDEDEAKNIRRRWGILFQNGALFSTLTVAENVQVPIREYFPFIKGDLLDEIAAYKIKLAGLPKDAGPKYPSELSGGMRKRAGLARALALDPELLFLDEPTAGLDPIGAAAFDQLLLELKQELGFTTFLITHDLDTLHTICDRIAVIADKKVIAVGTMDELMALDHPWIQEYFNGPRGRAALAGKSKGAVGQS
- the pepN gene encoding aminopeptidase N gives rise to the protein MDARMNPEAPPSPDHVTIYAKDYREPDWWVPHVSLDVDLDPETTRVIATLKVTRNGSHDRPLVLAGDGLKPLTVEVEGHDAQWTLEGDDLIIELPGDSHSYSVTTSVDIHPDENSQLMGLYASGGLLCTQCESEGFRRITFHPDRPDVLGTYDVRMRADKKAFPILLANGNKVDAGEDGDKHWARWEDPFPKPSYLFAMVAGDLAANSDSFTTMSGRMVELNIWVREADLPRTTHAMEALKASMKWDEDVYGREYDLDLFNIVAVSDFNFGAMENKGLNIFNSRFILADEDTATDRDYDNIAGVVAHEYFHNWSGNRVTCRDWFQLSLKEGFTVFRDQSFSADMGSAPVQRLDDVNTLRTVQFPEDNGPLAHPVRPDSYIEITNFYTATVYNKGAELIRMMRTILGAEKFRAATDLYFERHDGEAATCEDFVRCMEEAGGVDLTQFRLWYSQAGTPRVSASLAQQGGKATLKLTQTVPPTPGQPDKQPMAIPLKVGLVSRQSGEELADRLVMLTRAEQEVTFEGIEEPVLLSINRDFSAPVIVETDISDGGLAQLAASEPNAFARAEALEELMLRTLERAIKNNADVEAGAVVDAIRGTLEDDALDTALKAEAIQLPSEKIIGERLETIDPDSVHAARRQLGHAIGTSLADMMRAAQADGAPGTDRSVEAKGKRKLKGIALGYLAAADAEEGAALAKEQYDAAGNMTDRQSALIVLAGLEAPQRSAAFDAFYARYKDDSLMLDKWFALQAMGQREAVLDEVEALGKHPDFTFKNPNRLRALIVNFASNQWVFHHASGRGYDLLARMIIEADALNPQVAARMVPPLGRWRRFEEGRAAKMRAALESILATDGLSKDVFEQVSKSLA